A section of the Oryza sativa Japonica Group chromosome 1, ASM3414082v1 genome encodes:
- the LOC4326608 gene encoding centromere protein C isoform X2, translating into MASADPFLAASSPAHLLPRTLGPAAPPGTAASPSAARGALLDGISRPLKGSKELVEQARMAMKAVGDIGKLYGGDGAGVAAAAADGKNNQLGRRPAPDRKRFRLKTKPPANKPVQNVDYTELLNIEDPDEYFLTLEKLERADKEIKRLRGEVPTEGTYNNRGIEPPKLRPGLLRRKSVHSYKFSASSDAPDAIEAPASQTETVTESQTTQDDVHGSAHEMTTEPVSSRSSQDAIPDISAREDSFVWKDNSFTLNYLLSAFKDLDEDEEENLLRKTLQIKEISIGKVCLPDFNVPGDTPASNTTEQKNPMSDHALERTAPGSNLARISQLEKRIFVGDALEDKHADLSKDDESDGSPESLLCKQSPVRRSSDAVGLMINEGSTAMETPSPSIKSPEHVLESESNPPDGVTTDEQPTENSPIGVDRDSELVKEKGTSSRHSVSLEEDVMPIDCTVSPPDHLEGGSTEVLTNITSRNVSPLHHGDGNSEHQEIVGGDVAQDNPIHTLETPPEDTPQNQSEIHRGSIEKLAVDKSNALSPSQGKQHRGKNKKQPSKRGKRETDNPIHTSETPPMDTNPQNQSEIHRGSIEKLAVDKSNALSPSKGKEQRGKNKKQPSKRGKRKTDNLIHTPEIPPEDTDNTVHTPEIPPEDTYPQNQSEIHRGNTEKLAVDINNALSPSKGKEQRGNNKKQPSKRQKRAAGEAGDLETHAPNFEPEIQPHVQDTDVEQQPACTSQSPSPSNGTSKNEVRKRNKKQDLNRRKSLADAGLTWQAGVRRSTRIRSKPLQHWLGERFIYGRIHGTMATVIGVKSFSPSQEGKGPLRVKSFVPEQFSDLLAESAKY; encoded by the exons atggCCTCGGCTGATCCCTTCCTAGCCGCATCGTCCCCGGCGCACCTCCTCCCCCGAACCCtcggccccgccgcgccgcccgggaCCGCCGCGTCCCCCTCCGCGGCCCGCGGGGCGCTGCTCGACGGCATCTCCCGACCACTG AAAGGGTCCAAGGAGCTAGTTGAGCAGGCTAGAATGGCGATGAAGGCTGTCGGGGACATAGGGAAGCTCTATGGCGGCGATGGAGCGGGGGTGGCTGCCGCCGCTGCGGATGGCAAGAACAACCAGCTGGGGAGAAGGCCTGCGCCGGACCGCAAGCGATTTCGGCTCAAGACCAAGCCCCCCGCGAA CAAACCGGTGCAAAATGTGGACTACACAGAGTTACTGAACATTGAAGATCCTGATGAATACTTTTTGACCCTGGAAAAGCTCGAAA GAGCTGATAAGGAGATTAAAAGGTTAAGGGGTGAGGTTCCAACTGAAGGAACATATAATAACCGAGGCATTGAACCACCTAAGCTACGACCTGGGCTGTTGAG GAGAAAATCAGTCCATTCTTACAAGTTTAGCGCCAGCTCTGATGCCCCAGATGCCATTGAAGCACCTGCTTCCCAAACAGAAACTGTGACAGAATCACAGACTACCCAAGATGATGTGCATGGCTCAGCTCATGAAATGACAACAGAGCCTGTTTCTTCAAGATCTAGCCAAGATGCTATACCAGATATCTCAGCGAGAGAAG ATTCATTTGTTTGGAAGGATAACAGTTTCACCTTGAATTACTTACTCTCCGCATTCAAAGATCTGGATGAAGACGAAGAAGAAAATTTACTCCGAAAGACTTTACAGATTAAAGAAATAAGCATAGGAAAAGTTTGTCTCCCTGACTTCAATGTTCCAGGTGACACGCCTGCAAGCAACACTACTGAGCAGAAAAATCCCATGAGTGATCATGCATTAGAAAGAACTGCACCTGGAAGCAACCTTGCTCGAATTTCACAATTGGAGAAACGCATTTTTGTTGGAGATGCCCTGGAAGATAAACATGCAGATCTTTCAAAAGATGATGAATCTGATGGGTCTCCGGAAAGTCTGCTGTGTAAACAATCACCTGTGCGACGTTCATCTGATGCAGTGGGTTTGATGATCAATGAGGGCTCTACTGCAATGGAGACCCCAAGTCCTAGCATCAAATCTCCAGAGCATGTGCTTGAATCTGAATCGAACCCTCCAGATGGTGTAACAACAGATGAACAGCCAACAGAAAATTCACCAATTGGTGTGGACAGAGATAGTGAACTTGTCAAAGAGAAGGGCACATCTTCCAGGCATAGTGTTTCGTTAGAG GAAGATGTTATGCCAATAGATTGCACGGTTTCTCCTCCCGATCATTTGGAAGGTGGCTCGACTGAAGTGTTGACGAACATTACAAGTAGAAATGTATCTCCATTGCATCATGGAGATGGCAATTCTGAACATCAG GAAATAGTTGGAGGTGATGTGGCCCAAG ATAATCCGATCCATACACTGGAAACACCCCCAGAAGATACTCCACAGAATCAATCTGAAATACATCGTGGAAGCATTGAG AAACTGGCAGTTGATAAAAGCAACGCACTCTCCCCAAGTCAAGGGAAGCAACATAGAGGCAAAAATAAGAAGCAGCCAtcgaagagaggaaaaagagagacaG ATAATCCGATCCATACATCAGAAACACCCCCAATGGATACTAATCCACAGAATCAATCTGAAATACATCGTGGAAGCATTGAG AAACTGGCAGTTGATAAAAGCAATGCACTCTCCCCAAGTAAAGGCAAGGAACAAAGAGGCAAAAATAAGAAGCAGCCAtcgaagagaggaaaaagaaagacag ACAACCTGATCCATACACCGGAAATACCCCCAGAAGATACAGACAACACAGTACATACACCGGAAATTCCTCCAGAAGATACTTATCCACAGAATCAATCTGAAATACATCGTGGAAACACTGAG AAACTGGCAGTTGATATAAACAATGCACTCTCCCCAAGTAAAGGCAAGGAACAAAGAGGAAACAATAAGAAGCAGCCATCAAAGCGACAAAAAAGAGCAGCAG GTGAGGCAGGTGATTTGGAAACACACGCACCAAACTTTGAACCAGAGATTCAACCTCATGTGCAGGACACAGATGTTGAG CAACAGCCAGCTTGTACAAGCCAGTCACCATCACCGAGTAATGGTACGAGTAAAAATGAAGTTCGAAAGAGAAATAAGAAGCAAGATTTGAACAGAAGAAAAAGCTTGGCAG ATGCGGGTCTTACTTGGCAAGCGGGTGTTAGACGAAGCACACGAATACGGTCAAAACCTTTGCAGCATTGGCTTGGTGAAAGATTTATATATGGGCGTATACATGGAA CAATGGCCACAGTCATCGGTGTTAAATCATTCTCTCCTAGTCAGGAAGGCAAAGGCCCATTGAGGGTGAAATCCTTTGTTCCTGAACAGTTCTCAGATTTGTTAGCCGAATCTGCCAAGTACTGA
- the LOC4326608 gene encoding uncharacterized protein isoform X1, whose product MASADPFLAASSPAHLLPRTLGPAAPPGTAASPSAARGALLDGISRPLKGSKELVEQARMAMKAVGDIGKLYGGDGAGVAAAAADGKNNQLGRRPAPDRKRFRLKTKPPANKPVQNVDYTELLNIEDPDEYFLTLEKLERADKEIKRLRGEVPTEGTYNNRGIEPPKLRPGLLRRKSVHSYKFSASSDAPDAIEAPASQTETVTESQTTQDDVHGSAHEMTTEPVSSRSSQDAIPDISAREDSFVWKDNSFTLNYLLSAFKDLDEDEEENLLRKTLQIKEISIGKVCLPDFNVPGDTPASNTTEQKNPMSDHALERTAPGSNLARISQLEKRIFVGDALEDKHADLSKDDESDGSPESLLCKQSPVRRSSDAVGLMINEGSTAMETPSPSIKSPEHVLESESNPPDGVTTDEQPTENSPIGVDRDSELVKEKGTSSRHSVSLEEDVMPIDCTVSPPDHLEGGSTEVLTNITSRNVSPLHHGDGNSEHQEIVGGDVAQDNPIHTLETPPEDTPQNQSEIHRGSIECWEGRNWQSCNDLSYSLHHVHTYLSLFLFVFSFYMSSLDFQKLAVDKSNALSPSQGKQHRGKNKKQPSKRGKRETDNPIHTSETPPMDTNPQNQSEIHRGSIEKLAVDKSNALSPSKGKEQRGKNKKQPSKRGKRKTDNLIHTPEIPPEDTDNTVHTPEIPPEDTYPQNQSEIHRGNTEKLAVDINNALSPSKGKEQRGNNKKQPSKRQKRAAGEAGDLETHAPNFEPEIQPHVQDTDVEQQPACTSQSPSPSNGTSKNEVRKRNKKQDLNRRKSLADAGLTWQAGVRRSTRIRSKPLQHWLGERFIYGRIHGTMATVIGVKSFSPSQEGKGPLRVKSFVPEQFSDLLAESAKY is encoded by the exons atggCCTCGGCTGATCCCTTCCTAGCCGCATCGTCCCCGGCGCACCTCCTCCCCCGAACCCtcggccccgccgcgccgcccgggaCCGCCGCGTCCCCCTCCGCGGCCCGCGGGGCGCTGCTCGACGGCATCTCCCGACCACTG AAAGGGTCCAAGGAGCTAGTTGAGCAGGCTAGAATGGCGATGAAGGCTGTCGGGGACATAGGGAAGCTCTATGGCGGCGATGGAGCGGGGGTGGCTGCCGCCGCTGCGGATGGCAAGAACAACCAGCTGGGGAGAAGGCCTGCGCCGGACCGCAAGCGATTTCGGCTCAAGACCAAGCCCCCCGCGAA CAAACCGGTGCAAAATGTGGACTACACAGAGTTACTGAACATTGAAGATCCTGATGAATACTTTTTGACCCTGGAAAAGCTCGAAA GAGCTGATAAGGAGATTAAAAGGTTAAGGGGTGAGGTTCCAACTGAAGGAACATATAATAACCGAGGCATTGAACCACCTAAGCTACGACCTGGGCTGTTGAG GAGAAAATCAGTCCATTCTTACAAGTTTAGCGCCAGCTCTGATGCCCCAGATGCCATTGAAGCACCTGCTTCCCAAACAGAAACTGTGACAGAATCACAGACTACCCAAGATGATGTGCATGGCTCAGCTCATGAAATGACAACAGAGCCTGTTTCTTCAAGATCTAGCCAAGATGCTATACCAGATATCTCAGCGAGAGAAG ATTCATTTGTTTGGAAGGATAACAGTTTCACCTTGAATTACTTACTCTCCGCATTCAAAGATCTGGATGAAGACGAAGAAGAAAATTTACTCCGAAAGACTTTACAGATTAAAGAAATAAGCATAGGAAAAGTTTGTCTCCCTGACTTCAATGTTCCAGGTGACACGCCTGCAAGCAACACTACTGAGCAGAAAAATCCCATGAGTGATCATGCATTAGAAAGAACTGCACCTGGAAGCAACCTTGCTCGAATTTCACAATTGGAGAAACGCATTTTTGTTGGAGATGCCCTGGAAGATAAACATGCAGATCTTTCAAAAGATGATGAATCTGATGGGTCTCCGGAAAGTCTGCTGTGTAAACAATCACCTGTGCGACGTTCATCTGATGCAGTGGGTTTGATGATCAATGAGGGCTCTACTGCAATGGAGACCCCAAGTCCTAGCATCAAATCTCCAGAGCATGTGCTTGAATCTGAATCGAACCCTCCAGATGGTGTAACAACAGATGAACAGCCAACAGAAAATTCACCAATTGGTGTGGACAGAGATAGTGAACTTGTCAAAGAGAAGGGCACATCTTCCAGGCATAGTGTTTCGTTAGAG GAAGATGTTATGCCAATAGATTGCACGGTTTCTCCTCCCGATCATTTGGAAGGTGGCTCGACTGAAGTGTTGACGAACATTACAAGTAGAAATGTATCTCCATTGCATCATGGAGATGGCAATTCTGAACATCAG GAAATAGTTGGAGGTGATGTGGCCCAAG ATAATCCGATCCATACACTGGAAACACCCCCAGAAGATACTCCACAGAATCAATCTGAAATACATCGTGGAAGCATTGAG TGCTGGGAAGGCAGGAACTGGCAGAGTTGCAATGATTTGTCATATTCCCTTCATCATGTGCATACTTATCtcagtttatttttgtttgtcttcTCCTTTTACATGTCTTCTTTGGACTTCCAGAAACTGGCAGTTGATAAAAGCAACGCACTCTCCCCAAGTCAAGGGAAGCAACATAGAGGCAAAAATAAGAAGCAGCCAtcgaagagaggaaaaagagagacaG ATAATCCGATCCATACATCAGAAACACCCCCAATGGATACTAATCCACAGAATCAATCTGAAATACATCGTGGAAGCATTGAG AAACTGGCAGTTGATAAAAGCAATGCACTCTCCCCAAGTAAAGGCAAGGAACAAAGAGGCAAAAATAAGAAGCAGCCAtcgaagagaggaaaaagaaagacag ACAACCTGATCCATACACCGGAAATACCCCCAGAAGATACAGACAACACAGTACATACACCGGAAATTCCTCCAGAAGATACTTATCCACAGAATCAATCTGAAATACATCGTGGAAACACTGAG AAACTGGCAGTTGATATAAACAATGCACTCTCCCCAAGTAAAGGCAAGGAACAAAGAGGAAACAATAAGAAGCAGCCATCAAAGCGACAAAAAAGAGCAGCAG GTGAGGCAGGTGATTTGGAAACACACGCACCAAACTTTGAACCAGAGATTCAACCTCATGTGCAGGACACAGATGTTGAG CAACAGCCAGCTTGTACAAGCCAGTCACCATCACCGAGTAATGGTACGAGTAAAAATGAAGTTCGAAAGAGAAATAAGAAGCAAGATTTGAACAGAAGAAAAAGCTTGGCAG ATGCGGGTCTTACTTGGCAAGCGGGTGTTAGACGAAGCACACGAATACGGTCAAAACCTTTGCAGCATTGGCTTGGTGAAAGATTTATATATGGGCGTATACATGGAA CAATGGCCACAGTCATCGGTGTTAAATCATTCTCTCCTAGTCAGGAAGGCAAAGGCCCATTGAGGGTGAAATCCTTTGTTCCTGAACAGTTCTCAGATTTGTTAGCCGAATCTGCCAAGTACTGA